The Candidatus Neomarinimicrobiota bacterium genomic sequence ATTGCTATGGATCACCGTATGGATAAGCTCACTGAACTCGGTGTAGAAGTGGTGGGCGTGTCCATCGACTCTCACCATACACACTTTGCTTGGCGGAATACTGAAATTAATAAAGGTGGTGTTGGCCAATTGAAATATACTTTAGCTGCTGACATGGATCATTCCATTTCCCAAGCTTACGGTATTCAAACTGACGGTGGTGATTCTTATTACCCCGGCGGTGTTGCCATGCGTGCTACATTCGTAATTGACCAAAATGGTGTTGTCCGTCATCAAATAGTGAATGATGAACCATTGGGTCGGAACATGGATGAAGTGGTTCGCATCGTTGAAGCACTTCAATTTTTTGAAGCCAATGGCCAAGTTTGTGCCGCCGGCTGGCAGAAAGGTGATTCTGGCATGGAAACATCAGCCGCAGGCGTTGCTCAATACTTAAGCGAAAATGCTGATAATCTTTAAATAGATTTTCGTCCTTAATTAAAAAAGCCTCTTCAAATCTTTGGAGGGGCTTTTTTAATGGACATCTAGCCCATAAATTTGCGACCCATTCTCACCACTTTTATTTCAAAATGCTAAAAGCTACCCAAAAACTCATTCATAAACTTTTGGACCATCCAAAATACACTTTATCATTTTTGGCTATGATTACGTTAATCCTAGGAAGTTATCTCCCTGGATTGAAAATGGATTTCACTATTGAGCAACTTTTCAGTCAAGATGATCCAGTTATCGATCGCTTTATGACATTTCGCGAAGAATTTGCCGGTGTGGATAACGTTATCTTTTTGATCTATGAATCTGATGATCCTTTTTCCCACAATAATCTCATTAAAAATAAGGCATTAACAGAACGTCTTGAAGAAATTGAAGGAGTAGAATCGGCCACAAGCCTGACCAATATTGAATTATTTACTGAAGGCGGTGATTACTTACTTCAGCCTGTTTATGATGAAATTCCTATATCAACCGATTCACTACTTTCAGCTAAAAACAGAATCATGTCTTCAGAATTGGTAAAAAATTATATTATTTCTGAAGATGGAAAAGTGGCCGCAATCCTAGTTGAAGTGGATAGGGATTATAACGAACATAAAGGCCGCGAGCGTATCCTTAAGGAAATTGATCAAAATCAAAGTGGGGTGGATTGGGAGTGGCACCAAGCGGGCTTGCCTGTTATTCGGACACGGTATGTTCAATATATGATTGCCGACAATATAAAATTTCTATGTCCTGTTTTATTTATGCTGATTATTCTCTTATTTTTCCTTTTCAGATCATGGATTGGACTTCTGCTACCTTTGACTGTAGTTGGGTTAACCATCATTTGGACCATTGGAATCATGACTGCCTTCGGGGTAACAGTAAACATTATTTCTTATATGATTCCCACCTTACTCATGATTATTGGAATAAGCGATTCAGTACATTTTTTGGTGAAATATTTTCATACACTTAAGGCTGTGGGCCACCGGCGTGAAGCGTTATTTCAAACGGTGAAAAAAATTGGTACTGCCATTTTACTCACCAGTTTAACGACGGCTATAGGTTTTGGTGCTTTATCCTTTGTAAATATAGAAATTGTAAAAGAGTTTGGTATTTTTACTGCCATCGGCGTTCTTTTCGCTTTTATTATTACAGTTCTATTTATTCCATCGATGCTCATGATTTTGGAGCGCACTCCCGAATCCAAATTGGATGCTTACTCTAAGGGATTTCGGATGAGAATCATTAACAAGATTATTCTATTTGTCCGCGCTTACCCGAAACGAATTATTTATGTTGGGTTGTTAATTTGTGTAATTGGCATTTTTGGTGCTGTACAGATGAATCCTCATTCCAAACTATTAGAAGACTTGAGACCTGGAAATCAGCTTTTGGATGATATGCATTTTTCCGAAGAAAGAATGGGTGCCGTCCTTCCCGTAGAGGTCATTATTCAAATTGATGAGGTTGGTCCCTACGAGGATATTCAGGATGTTGAAGTACTAACATTCATGGATGAGTTATCCCAATATTTAAGCACGATTCCTGAAGTGGGGAAGGTCATTTCTGTCTCCGATTATATGAAAGAAATTCACCGCGCCATGAATGATGGTGATCCTTCATTTTATAAAATACCCGAATCCCGCAATATGATTTCCCAATATATGCTATTGTATGAAAGTGAATTCGAATCACTCATGAACGTGGATTATACAAAACTCCGAATTGCTGTTCAGATTAAAGATATAGATTCACGCCGTAGCGCTGAAATGGAAAAAGAGATTAATGAATTTATTTTATCAGTTGTACCAAACGGATTAACTGTGGAAGTCACAGGAACTGCATTTCTTGCACTGCGCACAAACAATTATCTCGTTTACAACCTTGCGGGGAGTTTCCTCATTGCCTTTGGCGTCATTACACTACTCATGGTTTTTCTATTTCGAAGTGTAAAAAT encodes the following:
- a CDS encoding peroxiredoxin, translated to MSVLVGKQAPDFTTQAVLPDDTIVGDYNFSKTRDGKYAVVFFYPLDFTFVCPSELIAMDHRMDKLTELGVEVVGVSIDSHHTHFAWRNTEINKGGVGQLKYTLAADMDHSISQAYGIQTDGGDSYYPGGVAMRATFVIDQNGVVRHQIVNDEPLGRNMDEVVRIVEALQFFEANGQVCAAGWQKGDSGMETSAAGVAQYLSENADNL
- a CDS encoding RND family transporter codes for the protein MLKATQKLIHKLLDHPKYTLSFLAMITLILGSYLPGLKMDFTIEQLFSQDDPVIDRFMTFREEFAGVDNVIFLIYESDDPFSHNNLIKNKALTERLEEIEGVESATSLTNIELFTEGGDYLLQPVYDEIPISTDSLLSAKNRIMSSELVKNYIISEDGKVAAILVEVDRDYNEHKGRERILKEIDQNQSGVDWEWHQAGLPVIRTRYVQYMIADNIKFLCPVLFMLIILLFFLFRSWIGLLLPLTVVGLTIIWTIGIMTAFGVTVNIISYMIPTLLMIIGISDSVHFLVKYFHTLKAVGHRREALFQTVKKIGTAILLTSLTTAIGFGALSFVNIEIVKEFGIFTAIGVLFAFIITVLFIPSMLMILERTPESKLDAYSKGFRMRIINKIILFVRAYPKRIIYVGLLICVIGIFGAVQMNPHSKLLEDLRPGNQLLDDMHFSEERMGAVLPVEVIIQIDEVGPYEDIQDVEVLTFMDELSQYLSTIPEVGKVISVSDYMKEIHRAMNDGDPSFYKIPESRNMISQYMLLYESEFESLMNVDYTKLRIAVQIKDIDSRRSAEMEKEINEFILSVVPNGLTVEVTGTAFLALRTNNYLVYNLAGSFLIAFGVITLLMVFLFRSVKMALISILPNIIPMMIMAAVLGFFQIPLRPSTAMTFAIAFGIAVDDTLHYLTRYRMELSEADCHYRQANDATLMSTGIAMMSTTAILVSGFLVLLVSEFTPTIQFGALSAITILSALVGDLTFLPALLSQVKPRIKGIKD